A genomic window from Gammaproteobacteria bacterium includes:
- a CDS encoding AMP-binding protein, with amino-acid sequence MAFESIVHKILTTGAERGSVPAYAVRDNDRWVTTSWAEYVSKIRDAAKGLIALGVEPTMSVSILGTNQPEWVIFDVAAMAIGALPAGIYATNTPTECAYVIKHSESPVVLVQNLEQLDKILVKRHELPGLRHIVLMGNDAIGGDGAMTWDEFVAGGSQISDETLDARLDGLGPRDGATLLYTSGTTGPPKAVVLPHEALAYIARVLIDIIPVGPDDRVISYLPLSHIAEQVITLLTPAVSGHVVYYETDIRRLAETIKEVRPTAFFAVPRVWEKFYAGVSEAVSKATGVKKVLADRALAVGRRHMGAINRGEAPGAWLGLQYRLFDKLVYSKAKKAMGLDQARFAFSAAAPLSITIPEFFAGLGLQILNLYGLSECTGVCAFNRPANNRFGSVGPALPQVELKIAEDGEILTRGPNNFLGYMKNPQATSEALSEDGFLHTGDVGYIDDDGFLFITDRKKDIIITSGGENVTPSLIEIELKTAPIIGDAIVIGDLRPYLTVLISLDAQAVEEMGLDADAVDHAVQAAIDETNTDLARVRQIKKFTILDEPLSIERGELTPTLKVRRKVVRDHFAAEIDAMYE; translated from the coding sequence ATGGCGTTCGAGAGCATTGTCCACAAGATCCTGACAACCGGTGCCGAACGAGGCAGCGTGCCTGCGTACGCGGTGCGCGACAACGATCGATGGGTGACGACGAGCTGGGCCGAGTATGTGTCCAAGATTCGCGACGCCGCGAAAGGACTCATCGCGCTCGGTGTCGAACCGACCATGTCGGTGTCCATCCTCGGGACCAACCAGCCCGAGTGGGTCATCTTCGATGTCGCCGCCATGGCGATCGGTGCGCTGCCGGCCGGAATCTATGCGACGAACACGCCGACGGAGTGCGCGTATGTCATCAAGCATTCCGAGTCGCCTGTGGTCCTCGTCCAGAATCTGGAACAACTGGACAAGATCCTGGTCAAGCGTCACGAGCTGCCGGGGCTGCGTCACATCGTGCTCATGGGCAACGACGCGATCGGCGGCGATGGCGCCATGACCTGGGACGAGTTCGTCGCAGGTGGCAGCCAGATCTCTGATGAAACCCTCGATGCCAGGCTGGACGGGCTCGGCCCGCGTGATGGTGCGACCCTCCTCTACACGTCGGGCACCACCGGACCACCAAAGGCGGTCGTGCTGCCCCATGAGGCTCTGGCATACATAGCCAGGGTCCTCATCGACATCATCCCGGTGGGTCCCGACGACCGGGTGATCTCCTATCTCCCCCTCTCTCACATCGCCGAGCAAGTCATAACCCTGCTCACACCGGCGGTGAGCGGCCACGTGGTCTACTACGAGACGGACATCAGACGCCTCGCGGAGACCATCAAAGAGGTTCGCCCAACGGCGTTCTTCGCGGTGCCTCGGGTCTGGGAGAAGTTCTACGCCGGCGTGAGTGAAGCAGTGAGCAAGGCCACCGGCGTGAAGAAGGTACTCGCAGACCGGGCGCTTGCCGTCGGCAGACGGCACATGGGCGCCATCAACCGGGGGGAGGCGCCAGGTGCCTGGCTCGGCTTGCAGTACAGGCTATTCGACAAGCTCGTCTACTCGAAGGCGAAGAAAGCGATGGGTCTCGATCAGGCTCGGTTCGCGTTCTCGGCCGCTGCGCCGCTCTCGATCACGATCCCCGAGTTCTTCGCAGGCCTGGGGTTGCAGATCCTCAACCTCTACGGCCTGTCAGAGTGCACGGGTGTGTGCGCGTTCAACCGTCCCGCCAACAACCGTTTCGGCTCGGTGGGCCCTGCCCTCCCTCAGGTCGAGCTGAAGATCGCCGAAGACGGCGAGATCCTGACCCGCGGCCCGAACAACTTCCTCGGGTACATGAAGAATCCGCAGGCGACGTCAGAGGCGTTGAGTGAGGACGGTTTCCTCCACACCGGTGATGTCGGATACATCGACGATGACGGGTTCCTGTTCATCACCGATCGCAAGAAGGACATCATTATCACCTCGGGCGGTGAGAACGTGACGCCGTCGCTCATCGAGATCGAGCTGAAAACAGCCCCGATCATCGGCGACGCCATCGTGATCGGGGACCTGCGTCCCTATCTCACCGTCCTGATCTCACTCGACGCGCAAGCCGTCGAGGAGATGGGCCTCGACGCCGACGCGGTCGACCACGCGGTTCAGGCGGCGATCGATGAGACAAATACGGACCTTGCCCGCGTACGGCAGATCAAGAAGTTCACAATCCTCGATGAACCGTTGTCGATCGAGCGTGGTGAGCTCACGCCCACCCTTAAGGTGAGACGCAAGGTCGTCAGAGATCACTTCGCCGCCGAGATCGACGCGATGTACGAGTAG
- a CDS encoding protein-L-isoaspartate(D-aspartate) O-methyltransferase, whose translation MFPDDEFAEDRARMVDEQIAARMISDPLVLNAMRTVPRHLFVPDEYRDKAYEDHPLPIGYGQTISQPYIVALMSERLGLTPGDRVLEIGTGSGYQAAVLAQMGMHVYTIEIIPELAERSGALLAELGYTDVATRTADGYFGWEEEAPFDAIIVTAAPDHVPQPLVGQLAPGGRMVIPVGPVGAVQTLWRFTADPGGELVAENLGAVRFVPLTGG comes from the coding sequence ATGTTTCCCGACGACGAGTTCGCCGAGGACCGCGCCCGCATGGTCGACGAGCAGATCGCGGCCCGGATGATTTCCGACCCGCTGGTGCTGAACGCAATGCGCACGGTGCCCCGGCACCTGTTCGTGCCCGACGAGTACCGGGACAAGGCCTACGAGGATCACCCCCTGCCGATCGGGTACGGCCAGACCATCTCCCAACCGTACATCGTGGCGCTCATGTCTGAGCGGCTCGGCCTGACGCCCGGGGACCGGGTCCTCGAGATCGGCACCGGGTCGGGCTACCAGGCGGCGGTCCTTGCCCAAATGGGGATGCACGTCTACACGATCGAAATCATCCCGGAGCTGGCCGAGCGGTCCGGGGCGCTGCTCGCCGAACTGGGCTACACCGATGTCGCCACCCGTACCGCCGACGGCTACTTCGGGTGGGAGGAGGAGGCCCCGTTCGACGCCATCATCGTCACTGCCGCCCCCGACCACGTGCCGCAGCCGCTGGTCGGGCAGCTCGCTCCGGGCGGCAGGATGGTGATCCCCGTCGGACCGGTGGGGGCAGTCCAGACGTTGTGGAGGTTCACCGCCGACCCGGGGGGTGAGCTGGTCGCCGAGAACTTGGGCGCGGTCAGGTTCGTGCCGCTCACTGGCGGCTGA